TATGAACTCGCCATCGGGCGCGGCTACACTCCGCCGCCCCCTCCGCAGAAGAACGCCGCATCCGGCACCGGAGACCGGGGGTGAGGCGCCCGGGGCGCGCCTGAGGCCTGCCGCAGTGCACAGGGGAATATCTCGCTTTGGCGCCTGACAGAGACAGCGGCCGCAGCCGCGGCGCACGGCTCGACGCGTGCTGGGTCAGCGACCGCGGCTGGACGCGGGAGAACAACGAGGACGCGTTCCTCGTGCGGCCCGAGGACGGTCTTCTGATCGTCTCGGACGGGATGGGCGGCGAGCAGGCCGGCGAGGTGGCCGCCGCGCGCGTCGTCGAATGGCTGCCCCAACTGCTGGCCGAGCGCGTTCCCCCGGGCGAGAGGCCCGACGGCGACGTGCACGCCGAGATGCGCGAGGCCGTCGTCGTCCTGAGCCGTCGCGTCTTCGAAGCGGCCGCCGCGCTCAACGGCGTGCGCCGGATGGGTGCCACCGTCACGGCCGCCCTGCTCCGCGACGGCCATGCGCACGTCGTGCACATGGGGGACAGCCGGGCCTACCTGTTCCGCAACGGCGAACTGATGCGTCTGACCCGCGATCACTCCCTGGTGGGCATGCTCGTGGAAAGCGAGGTGCTGACGCCCAGCCAGGCGGCCCGCCACCCCATGCGCGGCCGCCTGGAGCGCTACGTGGGCATGCGGGAGACCGCCAAGCCCGACGTCACCTCGGTCGTCCTGAGGGAGGGCGACGAACTGCTGCTCTGCACCGACGGCCTGACCGACGTTCTCTCCGACGAACGCATCCGGGGCATACTGCGCCGGGCCGGCGACGTGGCCACGGCCTGCTGGGGCCTGATGGACGACGCGGAGGGCGCCGGGCGGCGCGACAACGTGACGATCGTCATGGCCCGCTGGCGGCCCGCCTGACGGCGGCCGTCAGCCGACGACCTGCCGGAAGACCCTCAGGTAGTTCTCTCCCCAGAACTTCCGGATGTCGGCCTCCGAGTAGCCCCGCTGCATGAGGCCCTCGGTGATCTTCGGCAGTTCGGCCGGGCTCAGGAGCATGTTCAGGTAGCCGTCCGAGCCCCAGCCGACGTAGTCCGGGCCGACCAGGTCGACCGCGTGGTCCACGTGATCGAGCCAGCGCTGGAAGCGCGGGTCGCTGACGTTCCAGCCCGTGCCGTCTCCGTACTGGCGGCCCGGGCCCACGAAGAGGGTCATCAGCCCCATCAGGCCCCCCCGGGCGGCCAGCGCCTCGATCTGCTCGTCGGTCAGGTTGCGGGGGTGGCCGCAGATGGCCCGGCAGTTCGAATGCGAGCAGATCACGGGCGCCGTGGAGACCTCCAGGACGTCCCAGAAGCCCTCGTCGCTCGTGTGCGACAGGTCGATGACCATGCCCAGTCGGTTCATCTCGCGCACCACCGCCTCTCCGAAGGGCGTGAGGCCGCCTTTTGCGCGCGCCTGCACCCAACTGTCCACGCAGAGGTTGCGGCTGAAGCGGGCCATGAGCATCTGCCGGTAGCCGAGCCGGTAGAGGATCCCGAGCATCTCCAGCGAATCGCCGATCATCTGCACGCAGTTGGCGTCCAGCAGCAGGCCCACCTTGCCCTCGGCGTGCGCGCGGACGATGTCCTCCGCCCGTTCGATCAGAACGAGGTCGTCGATCGCCTCGACCTCGCGCACGGCGATCTCATACAGGATCAGCGCGTTGAGCAGGCCGGGGCGGTTCGGAAACTGCAGCGTGTAGTGGTCGTAGGCGTCCGGCGGGTAGGCGAACCGGGCCCAGTCCTCCGGCCACTCGCCCTCGCGGTCGAACTCCCGGGCAAGGTCCACGGAGAGCTGGTACTCGCCCGAACGCTCGAACATGCCCGCTGAGGCGGAGCCGTCCAGCATGCTCTGGCCGAAGACGTTCAGCCCGCCCTCCCTGACCGCCGCCAGGTCGAAACGGCGGTAGCCGGCGGCGCCCGCGCTCCCGCCCATCCGGGCGAACCAGCCGGGCCGGTTCGCCAGGCCCCCCTTGCGGAGCGACTTGAGGATCGACTCGTGCAGGAAGCTGGTCGTGTAGATGTCCACAACCAGGGCGTTCTGCGTCAGGGCGATCGCCTCGTCCCGAACCTCCGACAGCGCGTCTGCCATGATGGGCCTCCACGGGCTTTGCACAGGGGGCTCGATGTCGCCTCAGCGAATGCCGTTGCCTCATTTCCATTCTACAGCCCGGACGCAGCAAAAACAGTGCCGATTACGCCGGCGGTGCCGGCCGTTCGCCCGGCCCCGGGCCGGCCGCACCGCCGGCCTGTGTGGCGGGCGGCGCCGTCTTGAGGCCGACCACGTGGATCGTCACGCAGAGGCCGATCACCGCCAGAAGCAGGCGGAGCCAGAGTGCCCCGACGACGACCATCGAGTAGCCGAGCGTCAGCCAGAGCAGCGTCACCACCACCATCTTGGCCCGTCGGGTGACGGCGCGGTGTTCCCTGTAGTTCCGGATGTAGCTGCCGAACCACCGGTGGCGTATGAGCCACCGGTAGAGCCGGTCCGAGCTGCGCACGAAGCACGCCGCGGCCAGCAGGAGGAAGGGCGTCGTCGGCAGCACGGGCAGAACGACGCCGACGGCGCCCAGCGCCACGGCGGTGCAGCCGGCGGCGACCAGAAGCCACTTGCGTGCTCCGGAGGCAGGCATCTTGGGGGGGTTCCTTCCTGTGCGGGTATCTGCGGGCCGGCTCACGTGCCGCCCAGGAAGCCGTACCCGCGCACGGCGAAGAAGACGCCGAAGGCCGCCATGAGCAGCCCGCACGCACCGACCAGCCGGCGGTAACCGCGGTCCGACAGCAGCCGTCGGCCGCGGTGCATGCTCTCCGAGACGGCGCTGTACCAGACCAGGTCGGCCAGGACGTGGCCCGTGTAGAACACGGCATAGCCGGCCGGGCCGGCCGGGGCGGCCTGGGCCAGGAAGCTCAGCCCCACGGTGGCCCACCAGAGCGGGAAGTAGGGGTTCGAGAGGGACGTGAGCGCGCCGGCAGCCGCGATCCGGCCCAGCTCGATGCGGCCGCCGTCCGGGTCGTCGTCCGCGTTCGACGGCAGGGACGCCCGCCGGGCCGTCCACGCCATGCTCACCCCCATGGCCAGCAGCGTCGTGCCGCCGGCCAGGCCGACGACTGCCACGAACAGGTCCGCCTTCAGGAGGCCGCCCAGGCCCAGCACGACCCCGACCACCAGGGGGAGTTCGACGATCATGTGGCCGAGGGTCACGGCCGGACCGACCCACCGGCCCCGGCGGGCGCTCCAGCGCACGGTCGCAAACAGCACGGGGCCGGGGGCGACGGCGCCGGTGAATCCCGTGCCGAAGGCCAGCGCGAAGAGTGCGGGCAGAGCCACGATGTACACCTCCGACTCAAGGGGGACGGCCGACTGCCGGGCCCATTCTACGGCACGTAGGGCCGGCGTGCGACGACACGACGGCCGGGGCGGCCGCAGGGGGGGCTTTCCCTTTGACAGTCCGAATGGGCGCTTCTATAATGACTTGCGTCTGCCCGTCACGCTCCGCAGACGGCGGGGAAGGCAGGAACCGGCGCATCCCCCGGCCGCCTCCTCGCACCGGGCGGCACCGCATCCGCGGCGTCCGGTGCGTGCAGGCGCCATTCTCGCGAGACCGAGTCACGACTGCAAATGCTGGTCTATCCGGCCGTTGACATCGCCAGAGGCAAGTGCGTCCGTCTGCTTCAGGGTCGGCCGTCGGACGCCACCGTGTATTACGACAGCCCCCTGGAGGCCGCCCGGAAGTGGCAGGGATCGGGCGCCCGCGTCCTTCACGTGGTGGACCTGGACGGCGCCCTGGGCAGCCCCGGGGCCGGCTGGGACGCCGTGCGGGAGATCCTGCACGGCATTTCCCTGCCCGTGCAGGTGGCAGGGGGCCTGCGCACCACCGAGGCCGTCGAGCGGGTGCTCGAGGCCGGCGCGGCGCGTGCCGTCGTGGGCACGCGGGCCGTGCGCGACCCGGCCTGGGCCGCCCGGCTGTGCGGGCGCCTCCCCGGCCGCGTCGTCATCGCCGTGGAAGCGCGCGAAGGGCACGTGGCCGTCGAAGGATGGCAGGAGGTCGTCGGGGAGGACCCCCTGGACCTGGCCCGCCGGCTCGCCGAGGCGGCCCCGGCCGCGTTCCTGTATACGGACGTCAGTCGTGACGGCATGCTGACCCACCCGAACTTCCAGGGGGTCGAGGCCCTTCGCAAGGCGGTCGACGTGCCGATCATCGCCTCGGGCGGCGTGGCCTCCACGCACGACATCCGCATGCTGGGCGCCTGCGGCGCCGACGCCGTCATCGTGGGCAAGGCATTCTACGAGGAGCACATGTCCATGGCCGACGCCCTGGCGGCAGCCTCTCGCTACCCTTCGCGTCTCCCGGCGGCGCCCGATGCGGCGGCGAACTCCGGAGCAGACAGCCAGACTGGAGACCTCTGATGGCCCCGCGAACACCTTCGAACATCCTGAACGTTGCCGTGCTCGGACATGGAGGCGTGGGCAAGACGACCTTCGTGGACCACTTCCTGCACGTGGCCGGGGTCGCCAAGCGCGCCGGGGATGTCGACGCCGGCAGTTCGCTGAGCGACTACGAAGTCGAAGAACAGGAACGGAAGTTCTCCATCAACAGCGTGATCTTCCAGTTCGAGTTCGAGGGCCGTGCCTTCAACCTCATCGACACACCCGGCTACCCGGACTTCGTCGGGGCCGCCGTCTCCGTGCTGCCCGTGGTCGAGACGGCCGTCATTTGCGTCAGCGCCCGCGAAGGCATCCAGCTCAACACGCGCAACATGTGGGCGGCCGCCGAACGCGAAGGGCTCGCCCGCGTGATCCTCCTGACGCGCATCGACGGCGACAACGTCAACCTGTCCAAGGCGCTGGACGAGATCCAGACGACGTTCGGCAACCAGTGCCGCCCCGTCTTCCTGCCCATCGGAACCGGGCAGGGCGTCAAGGGCGTGGTGAACGTTCTGGAGACCGAGGAGGCGCCCGCCGGCGTCGAGGGCGACTTCGACGCGGCCCGCGAGGCGGCCCTGGAGAGCGTCATCGAGAGCAACGACGAGCTGATGGAGCGCTACTTCGAGGGCGAGACGATCGACCCGGCCGAGATCGCCGCCACGCTGCGCCGGGCCGTGGCGTCCGGTGCCCTGGTGCCCATCCTCTGCTGTGCGGCCCGCGCCGACGTCGGCGTGCGCGAGACCGGGCATTTCCTGGCCGCCTGTGCGCCGGCCCCGGCCGACATGGCACCGCGCAGCGCCCTCGGTGCGGACGCTCAGGAGGTGCCCCTGCCGGCCGACCCCGACGGTGCGTTCTGCGCGCGCGTCTTCCGCGCCACCACGGACGTCCACGTCGGAAAGGTCGCCTGCTTCCGCGTTTACAGCGGCAGCCTCCGTGGGGACCTGACCGTGCATCTGGCCCGCACGGGCAAGCCCGAACGGCTCGGCCACATCTACCTGCCCAAGGGCGAGGGGCATGAGGAGACCGACTATGCCGTCCCCGGCGACCTGCTCTGCGTGACCAAGGTCGAGGAGCTGCGCCTGGACGACACGCTCTGCGGGGAGACCCGTCTGAGCGTCCGGCCGACGGCGTTCCCGGCGCCCATGATGCCGCTGGCCATCGGGACGCAGAGTCGCGACGACGACCAGAAGGTGGCCCAGGGCCTCCAGAGCCTGGCCGAGGGCGATCCGACCTTCACCGTCGGGCGCGGCCAGGGCGCCGAACTGGTGATCACGGGCATGAGCATTCTGCACGTGGATGTCATGCTGAGCCGGCTGAAGCGCCGCTACGGGGTGGCCGTCGAGACCCACGAGCCGGCCATTGCCTATCGCGAGACGGTCACACGTGCGGCCGAGGGCAAGCACCGCCACAAGAAGCAGACGGGCGGACGCGGGCAGTTCGGCGAGGTCTACCTGCGCGTGGAGCCGAACGAACGCGGGGCCGGCTTCGAGTTCCTGGATGAGGTCGTCGGCGGCGTCATCCCGCGCCAGTACATCCCCGCCATCGAGAAGGGCATCCGCGAGGTCCTCGAGAGGGGCATCCTGGCGGGCTGCCCGATTGTCGACGTCAAGGCCGCCGTGCACGACGGATCGTACCACACGGTGGACTCCTCGGAAGCGGCGTTCAAGATCGCCGGCGGGCGCGCGTTCCAGGCGGCCTTCGAGCAGGCGAAGCCCGTCCTCCTGGAGCCGATGGCGCTGATCGAGGTGACCATCCCCTCGCAGTACATGGGCGACGTCACCGGCAACCTGACCGGCCACCGGGGCCGCATCCTCGGCATGGACCAGGTCGGCAGCCTGCAGGTCGTCAAGGCCGAGATCCCGCGGGCCGAGGTCACCCGCTACAGCACCGAGCTGAAGAGCATGACGGGCGGCGAAGGCAGCTTCACCCTGGAGTTCTCGCACTACGCCGTCGTGCCCGCGAACGTTCAGCAGGAGATCATCGCCCGCCACCAGAAGGCCAGGGAAGAGGAGTAGCCGGCGCGCCGGCAACCTGAGCCGGGCACTCCGTCAAGAAAGAGACGCCCCATGACCGACGCCCCCCGCGTCGCACTGGTGATGGGCAGCGAGTCCGACCTGCCCGTGGTGGAGGCCGCCGTCGAGGTGCTCGAGCAGTTCGGCGTGCCGTTCGAGATGCGCGTGCTCAGCGCCCATCGCTCGCCCCGCGCGGTGGAGGAATACGCGCGAAAGGCGCCCGGCCGCGGCGTTCAGGTGCTGATCGCGGCCGCCGGCGGGGCGGCCCACCTGGCCGGCGTCCTGGCCGCGGCCACCGTCATCCCGGTGATCGGTGTCCCGATCCCGACCGACCGCATGGGCGGCATGGACAGCCTGCTGTCCACCGTGCAGATGCCCGCCGGCGTGCCGGTGGCCACCGTGGGACTGGGCAGGTCCGGCGCGGCCAACGCGGGCATCCTGGCCGTGCAGATCCTCGCCGGCGGCGATCCGGCGCTGCGCGAAGCCCTCGTCCGCCACAAGGACGCGCTGGCCGAACGCGTCCGCAACCAGGACGAACGCATCCGCACCTGGTGCAAGGACCGCCGGAACGGCTGAAGCCGCCCGGAACTCGCTCCGGACGGCTCGCCGGCTTGCAAACCCGAGGCCCGGGGACAATAATGTACCCGGACATCCAGAAGGGGGGAGACCATGGACTTCCACGATGTGCTCAGACGGCGCCGGAGCGTGCGCGCCTACCGCGCGGACCCCGTGGACGAGGAGACGCTGGGGCGTGTCCTGGAGGCGGCTCGGATCGCCCCGAGCGCGGCCAACCGCCAGCCGTGGCGCTTCCTGGTCATCCGGGAGGCCGAGTTGCGCACGCGGCTTCTGGACGCCTACTCGCAGCCGTGGTTCGCCGAGGCGCCGATCGTCATCTGCGCCTGCGCGCGGCCCGCAGAGGCCTGGCAGAGGAGCGACGGGAAGAACTACAGCGACGTGGACGTCAGCATCGCCATGGAGCACCTGATCCTGGCCGCCGCCGCCGAGGGTCTGGGCACGTGCTGGATCGGCGCGTTCAAGCCCGACCGGCTGCGCCAGGTGCTGGGACTGCCGGACGACCTGGAGCCGGTGGCGCTGACGCCGTTGGGGTACCCCGCCGAGGAGCCGGCACAGCGGCCCCGCAAGCCGCTGCAGGAGATCGTCGAGTTCCGATGAGCCGATACAAGCCCCTCAACCTGCTCAACAACAAGGACTTCTGGCCCGAGAAGGCGGCCATCGTGGACGCCATCAAGGAAGTCCTGACCATCGGCAAATGCAGGATGCCCCTGCCGATCAGCGACTTCGGCCGCTTCCGCGATCCTCAATGGCGCAACGAAGACAACGAACTGGTCCCATACCAGAGCGTCGACTGGTACGTCTATGACGCCCTGAACCGCGAGCGCATGCAGGTGGACGTCCAGCAGGTGCTGCACTCGTTCGCCGTCGAGCCCTGGCGCCGCGAGCGGGCGCTGGGCGATCACTACGACCTGTGCGTCATGGACGAGGACATGTTCGACTCCCGCCGGCCGCCGGACGCCCCGGACGCCGGATACGTCGTCGGCCGCGCCCAGCCGCTCACCGCAGCCGTCATCAGCACCTACCGGCTCGAGCACATCTGGGGCATGCCGTACAGCTACCTGAAGACGGAGGTCATGCGCCAGCTCTGCTTCATGTTCGGCGTGCCCGACCCCGCGCGGGACGACGTGACCGTGGTCGCCGACACGGCGTACTGCACGAACACCTGCATCCTGCGCCCGGCCTTCGTGGCCCCCGACGATTGGGGGACGCTGACCGAGGACCGCCTGGCCTGCGGCGCGCTCTGCGAAGGGTGTACGGAGGGACTGCGACGGTTCTTCCGCCAGGCTGCCCGGGAGCGGCACGCGCGGCGCCGCTGACAGGCGTCCGTCCGTCGTGGAGAGACCGCCATGGCGTCCACCGAGGAAACCGGCGAGCGCATCGAGGAGCTCCGCCGGGCCATCCGCCGTCATAACCGGCTCTACTACGTGGAGTTACAGCCCGAGATCTCGGACCGTGAGTTCGACGCCCTCCTGGACGAACTGCGGCGCCTCGAGGCCGAACACCCCCGGTTCGCCACCCCCGACAGCCCGACCCGCCGGGTCGGCGGCGAGCCGATCGAGCAGTTCGCCGCCGCCGAGCATCTCTCCCCGATGCTCAGCATCGACAACACCTACAACGAGGCGGAGGTCCGCGACTTCGACCGGCGCGTGCGCGAACTCCTCGGCCCGGACGAGGCCCCGGCCTACGTCGTGGAGCCGAAGGTCGACGGCGTTGCCATGAACCTGATCTACCGCGACGGCATCCTGGACCAGGCCATCACCCGGGGCGACGGCGTCCGCGGCGACGACGTGACGCAGAACGCCCGCACCCTCCAGGGGCTCCCCCTGCGGCTGCACGACCCGGAGGGGCGCATCGACCCCCTGCTGGAGGGCAGCGTGATCGAGGTCCGCGGCGAGGCGTACATGGCCTTCGCCGACTTCCGCCGCGCGAACGAGGATCGGGCGGCCGGCGGGGAGCCGCCCTTCGCCAACCCCCGCAACGCCACCGCCGGATCCCTGAAGCTCCTGGACAGCCGCCTGACGGCCGCGCGCCGCCTGCGCGTCGTCCTCTACGAGATCGGGCGCAGCGAGGGCGTGGACGTGCCCGACTCGCACTGGGAGCGCCTGCGCTGGCTGGCCGACCACGGCTGTCCCACCAACCCGCGCGTCGCCCGCTGCGCCGACGTCGACGAGGTGCTGCGCCGGTGTGCCGCGTGGGAGGGCCGCCTCCGCGAACTGGAGTATCCCGTCGACGGCCTGGTCGTCAAGGTAGACAGCCTGGCGCAGCGAGGGCGGCTCGGGCGCACCTCCAAGGCGCCGCGCTGGATGATCGCCTACAAGTTCGCGGCCGAACAACAGGTGACGCGGCTGCTGGACGTGCGCGTGCAGGTGGGCAAGAGCGGCCAGCTCACGCCCGTGGCCGTGCTGGAGCCCGTCCGCCTCTCCGGCTCCACCGTGAGCCGGGCCTCGCTGCACAACTTCGACGAGGTGGTCCGCAAGGACCTGCGCATCGGCGACCTGGTCCTGGTCGAGAAGGCCGGCGAGATCATCCCGCAGGTCGTGCGGCCGCTGGCCGAGCGCCGGTCCGGCGACGAGAGGCCCGTTCCGCGCCCGACGGAGTGTCCGTCCTGCGGCGGGCCGGTGACGGCGAGCGTCGCGCTCTCCTGCGACAACCCCGCCTGCCCGGCCCAGCGCGAGGAGCGCATCATCCACTTCGCGAGCCGCGACGCCATGGACATCGAGGGCCTGGGCGAGGCGCTCGTGCGCCAGCTCGTCGCCGCCGGGCTTCTGCGCGACTGCGCGGACATCTACGTGCTCGATGAGGCCGCGGTGGCCGGCATGGATCGGATGGGCCGGACGTCCGCCCGCAACCTGATCGGGGCCATCGAGGCCGGCAAACGGCGGGACCTCTCCCGACTGCTGCGCGGCCTGGGCATCCCGCACGTGGGCGCCCACCTTGCCGACGTGCTGGCCGAGCACTACCACGACCTCGACGCGCTCGCGGCGGTCGATGAGCGGGCGCTCATGGCGGTGCCGGGCGTGGGACCGACGGTGGCCGGGGCCGTGGTCGGGTTCTTCGGGCGCGAGTCGACTCGGGACCTCCTGGCCCGGCTCCGGTCGGCCGGCGTCAACATGAGGTCCCGGGCGCCGGAGCGAACGGCGCAACGCCGGCCGGTCGCTGGCCTGAGCTTCGTGCTGACCGGCTCGCTGGAGCACGGGACGCGCGAGGAGGTTGCCGCGCGGATCGAGGCGGCCGGCGGGCGCGTGACCGGAAGCGTCAGCAAGAAGACCGACTACCTGGTGGTGGGCGCCGATCCGGGGACCAAGCGGGACAAGGCGCGCGCCCTGGGCATCCGCGAGCTGTCCGAGCGCGAACTGGACGATCTGCTGGGGCGGGCGTGAGGTCAGTGATCGAGGCGGGAAAGGAACTCATACCAGGGGAAGTTGCGGCCCGGGCACTCGGTGGACGCGTCGGGCACGTGACGGTGCCCCAGCACGTTGCACGTGGGGATCCCGCAGCGGGTCTGCAGGTAGTTGACCAGGCCCACCAGGGCCTCCATCTGCCGCGCGGTCGGGTGGTCGTGCTGGAGGTTGCCCACCAGGCAGATGCCGATGCCGTACTGGTTGTACTCGTTGCCGGCGCTGGCGGCGTGCGCGCCCGTGATCTGGCTCTCCCAGCGGAAGGTCACCTCCACCTTGCCGTCGGCGCTGCCCGAGCCGTTGCCGATCACGAAGTCGTAGCCCACGCCCTGCCACTTGCGCTGGGTCCTGTGGTGGTGGTCGAAGATCGCCCGGTTGCCCGAATCCGTCGCGCTGTGGTGGATGACGATGTACCTCCAGTCCCGCCGCAGCGGCACGTCCAGCCGCCCCTGCAGCAGCGGCGGGCGGCGCAGCACGCT
The Candidatus Brocadiaceae bacterium genome window above contains:
- a CDS encoding serine/threonine-protein phosphatase, giving the protein MAPDRDSGRSRGARLDACWVSDRGWTRENNEDAFLVRPEDGLLIVSDGMGGEQAGEVAAARVVEWLPQLLAERVPPGERPDGDVHAEMREAVVVLSRRVFEAAAALNGVRRMGATVTAALLRDGHAHVVHMGDSRAYLFRNGELMRLTRDHSLVGMLVESEVLTPSQAARHPMRGRLERYVGMRETAKPDVTSVVLREGDELLLCTDGLTDVLSDERIRGILRRAGDVATACWGLMDDAEGAGRRDNVTIVMARWRPA
- a CDS encoding elongation factor G; protein product: MAPRTPSNILNVAVLGHGGVGKTTFVDHFLHVAGVAKRAGDVDAGSSLSDYEVEEQERKFSINSVIFQFEFEGRAFNLIDTPGYPDFVGAAVSVLPVVETAVICVSAREGIQLNTRNMWAAAEREGLARVILLTRIDGDNVNLSKALDEIQTTFGNQCRPVFLPIGTGQGVKGVVNVLETEEAPAGVEGDFDAAREAALESVIESNDELMERYFEGETIDPAEIAATLRRAVASGALVPILCCAARADVGVRETGHFLAACAPAPADMAPRSALGADAQEVPLPADPDGAFCARVFRATTDVHVGKVACFRVYSGSLRGDLTVHLARTGKPERLGHIYLPKGEGHEETDYAVPGDLLCVTKVEELRLDDTLCGETRLSVRPTAFPAPMMPLAIGTQSRDDDQKVAQGLQSLAEGDPTFTVGRGQGAELVITGMSILHVDVMLSRLKRRYGVAVETHEPAIAYRETVTRAAEGKHRHKKQTGGRGQFGEVYLRVEPNERGAGFEFLDEVVGGVIPRQYIPAIEKGIREVLERGILAGCPIVDVKAAVHDGSYHTVDSSEAAFKIAGGRAFQAAFEQAKPVLLEPMALIEVTIPSQYMGDVTGNLTGHRGRILGMDQVGSLQVVKAEIPRAEVTRYSTELKSMTGGEGSFTLEFSHYAVVPANVQQEIIARHQKAREEE
- the ligA gene encoding NAD-dependent DNA ligase LigA, with amino-acid sequence MASTEETGERIEELRRAIRRHNRLYYVELQPEISDREFDALLDELRRLEAEHPRFATPDSPTRRVGGEPIEQFAAAEHLSPMLSIDNTYNEAEVRDFDRRVRELLGPDEAPAYVVEPKVDGVAMNLIYRDGILDQAITRGDGVRGDDVTQNARTLQGLPLRLHDPEGRIDPLLEGSVIEVRGEAYMAFADFRRANEDRAAGGEPPFANPRNATAGSLKLLDSRLTAARRLRVVLYEIGRSEGVDVPDSHWERLRWLADHGCPTNPRVARCADVDEVLRRCAAWEGRLRELEYPVDGLVVKVDSLAQRGRLGRTSKAPRWMIAYKFAAEQQVTRLLDVRVQVGKSGQLTPVAVLEPVRLSGSTVSRASLHNFDEVVRKDLRIGDLVLVEKAGEIIPQVVRPLAERRSGDERPVPRPTECPSCGGPVTASVALSCDNPACPAQREERIIHFASRDAMDIEGLGEALVRQLVAAGLLRDCADIYVLDEAAVAGMDRMGRTSARNLIGAIEAGKRRDLSRLLRGLGIPHVGAHLADVLAEHYHDLDALAAVDERALMAVPGVGPTVAGAVVGFFGRESTRDLLARLRSAGVNMRSRAPERTAQRRPVAGLSFVLTGSLEHGTREEVAARIEAAGGRVTGSVSKKTDYLVVGADPGTKRDKARALGIRELSERELDDLLGRA
- the purE gene encoding 5-(carboxyamino)imidazole ribonucleotide mutase — encoded protein: MTDAPRVALVMGSESDLPVVEAAVEVLEQFGVPFEMRVLSAHRSPRAVEEYARKAPGRGVQVLIAAAGGAAHLAGVLAAATVIPVIGVPIPTDRMGGMDSLLSTVQMPAGVPVATVGLGRSGAANAGILAVQILAGGDPALREALVRHKDALAERVRNQDERIRTWCKDRRNG
- the hisA gene encoding 1-(5-phosphoribosyl)-5-[(5-phosphoribosylamino)methylideneamino]imidazole-4-carboxamide isomerase; the protein is MLVYPAVDIARGKCVRLLQGRPSDATVYYDSPLEAARKWQGSGARVLHVVDLDGALGSPGAGWDAVREILHGISLPVQVAGGLRTTEAVERVLEAGAARAVVGTRAVRDPAWAARLCGRLPGRVVIAVEAREGHVAVEGWQEVVGEDPLDLARRLAEAAPAAFLYTDVSRDGMLTHPNFQGVEALRKAVDVPIIASGGVASTHDIRMLGACGADAVIVGKAFYEEHMSMADALAAASRYPSRLPAAPDAAANSGADSQTGDL
- a CDS encoding LysE family transporter → MALPALFALAFGTGFTGAVAPGPVLFATVRWSARRGRWVGPAVTLGHMIVELPLVVGVVLGLGGLLKADLFVAVVGLAGGTTLLAMGVSMAWTARRASLPSNADDDPDGGRIELGRIAAAGALTSLSNPYFPLWWATVGLSFLAQAAPAGPAGYAVFYTGHVLADLVWYSAVSESMHRGRRLLSDRGYRRLVGACGLLMAAFGVFFAVRGYGFLGGT
- a CDS encoding DUF454 domain-containing protein, with the translated sequence MPASGARKWLLVAAGCTAVALGAVGVVLPVLPTTPFLLLAAACFVRSSDRLYRWLIRHRWFGSYIRNYREHRAVTRRAKMVVVTLLWLTLGYSMVVVGALWLRLLLAVIGLCVTIHVVGLKTAPPATQAGGAAGPGPGERPAPPA
- a CDS encoding nitroreductase — translated: MDFHDVLRRRRSVRAYRADPVDEETLGRVLEAARIAPSAANRQPWRFLVIREAELRTRLLDAYSQPWFAEAPIVICACARPAEAWQRSDGKNYSDVDVSIAMEHLILAAAAEGLGTCWIGAFKPDRLRQVLGLPDDLEPVALTPLGYPAEEPAQRPRKPLQEIVEFR
- a CDS encoding N-acetylmuramoyl-L-alanine amidase, with amino-acid sequence MRHLQLIAVCTVLALLCGCVTAGSKGRPAPASLDDASEWVPVEEPAPVAVPEPPARRLATDAAALAYELGSVLRRPPLLQGRLDVPLRRDWRYIVIHHSATDSGNRAIFDHHHRTQRKWQGVGYDFVIGNGSGSADGKVEVTFRWESQITGAHAASAGNEYNQYGIGICLVGNLQHDHPTARQMEALVGLVNYLQTRCGIPTCNVLGHRHVPDASTECPGRNFPWYEFLSRLDH